DNA sequence from the Nocardia sp. BMG111209 genome:
GCCGGCCCTCCCTCGTTCTCTTGTCCCTCGACCACCATCTCGTCAGGTGAGATAGACAGCAACACCTACCGCTCCGATCCACGCGATGGCCAGGAGTTGCAGAATGCGGTCCCCCAGCGCGATCTCTTCGGGTTCACCGGCCTCGCCGCCATCGACGTCGACCGCGTAGCGCAGGATTGCGATCGTAAACGGAATCATCGAGACCGCGAACCACTGGGTGTGCTTGTGATCGGTTTCGAACGCCCACAGGCCGTAGAAGACCACCACCGCGGTGGCCGACAACGTCCAGATGAAGCGCAGGTAGGTAGGGGTGTAGTACTGCAACGACTTACGGATCTTGGCGCCGGTGTCCAGCGCGATCTTCAGTTCCGCATAGCGCTTTCCGGCCGCCATGAACAGCGAACCGAACGCCATGATCAGCAGGAACCACTGCGACAGGTGGATGTTCGACGCCGCGCCGCCGGCCACCGCGCGCAGCAGGAAGCCCGAGGACACGATGCAGATGTCCAGCACGGCCTGGTGCTTGAGCCCGAAGCAGTACGCCAGCTGGATGGAGATGTACACCGCCATCACGACGGCGAGCTGCCAGGAGGCCAGGAAGGAGCCCACCAGCGAGGCGGCCAGCAGCACCACCGACAGCACGTAGGCGAGGTTCACCGGCACCACGCCGGCGGCGATCGGCCGGTAGCGCTTGGTCGGGTGGGCGCGGTCGGCCTCCACGTCCAGCGCGTCGTTGACCAGGTAGATGCCCGAGGCCGCCAGGCAGAACACCACGAAGGCGATGCCGATGTGCCCGAGCCGGGTGGCGTCGGCCAGCGCGTACTGGCCGTCGGGTAGCTTGCCGGCGGCCATCGGCGCGGCCAGCACCAGGACGTTCTTCACCCACTGCCGCGGCCGGATGGCCTTGAACAGCCCGCCGACCAGGGTCTTCGGCGGGCCCTTGATGACGGCCTCGTCCAATTCGACGGTTGTCGGCTCTTCACTCACGACCAGGGCTCTTTCCTGTGCGGTCAACTCTCGAGTCTCTTTTCGGCGGCCAGCACGACGGCGGCGGAGGCAGCGCCCAGCGCCGAACCGGCGAGCACGTCGGTGGGGTAGTGCACCCCGAGCACGACCCGGGAGATCAGCATCGGCGGTACCAGCACCGCGGGCAAGGGTAACCCGGTGAGCCTGCCCAGCAACACCGCCGCCGCGGTGGTGGAGGTCGCGTGCGAGGACGGGAAGCTCAGCTTGCTCGGCGTCGACACGTTGATCCGGACCGACGGATCGTGCGGCCGCGGCCTGCGGACGACCCGCTTCAGGATCACGGAGGCGGCGTGCGCGCCGAACGCGCCGACGGCCACCCCGGCCCACTGCCGCCGCCGCGGCCGGTCGACCAGCGCGCCCACCGCGGCGATCCCGAGCCAGCCCAGGGAATGCTCGCCGAAGTGCGACAGTCCGCGCGCGGCCCGCACCACCCGCGGATCGCCGCCGATCGAGTTCTGCACCGCGTTGATGATCCGGACCTCGATCGGCCGGGGCGCGGGCGGTTCGGGGACGACGTGCAGGCGGGGCGGGTCGGCCGGCTGGGCGGCGGTCATTGCTGCTCTCCCTGGATCGGTTCGCCGTGGATTCCGAAGATGTTCTCCCACGCGGCCGTGCTGGTCAGCCGCGGATGCGCCGCACGATACCGTTCGCGCACGGTCGGGAAGCGCCCGGCCAGTTCCCGGCGCAACCGCATCGCCTCCGTGAACAGGCCCCACGCCTGCCGCGGATCGCGCTTGCGGTAGACCACGCCGCGGCCGTCGGCGGTGGTCACGGTGACGCCGTCGACCTGCGACAGCAGGTACCAGCGGGCGTCCAGGGTGGGCACATTGAGCTGCGGACGCTGATGGTGCTGCGGATCGGCGGCGCGCAGGTTGTGCACCACGCCCTTGGCCAGCCGCACCACCTTGGCGATCGGATTGCCCGGCTCGCCGACCGCACCCACGCCGCTGCCGCTGGGCAGCGGTAGTTCGGTGGCGGACGGCACGACCACCGCGTCCGGGAACTCCTTGCGCATCTGCGCCACCTCGCCGAGAGCGGAGGGCAGCAGATCGAACAGCCGGTCCGGACCGGCCAGGAAGTCGCGGATCGCCTGATTCTGGATGGCGACCGTCGAGTACTCCAGGCACAGCAGGTGTTTCAGCGTCGCCTTGATCGTGTTGAGCACCATCGGCCGGCCGTCGTTGGGCAGGTGCAGCGCCGCGACGACGAGCCGGTTGCGCAGGTGGAAGTACGCCTGCCAGTCGATGGCGTCGTCCTTGTCGCTCCACGCCATGTGCCACACCGCCGCACCGGGCAGGGTGACCGTCGGATAGCCGGCGGCGCGGGCGCGCAGGCCGTATTCGACGTCGTCCCACTTCAGGAACAGCGGCAGCGGCTGGCCGATCTCCTCGGCGACCGAGCGCGGGATGACACAGGTCCACCAGCCGTTGAAGTCGACATCGATGCGCCGGTGCAGCAGCTTGGAGTTGTCCCGGTCGCGCAGCGGGTATTTGGCGAAGTCGTGGTCGTACTCGACGTTCGGGGCCGACGTCCACATCCAGATGCCGCGATCGACGATCTCGCCCATCACGTGCAGGTGCGAACGCTCCTGCAGGTTCAGCATCTGCCCGCCGACCAGCGTGGGGGTGCGGGCGAAGCGGGCGAAGGCGAGCGCGCGCAGGATGCAGTCCGGCTCGATCTCGATATCGTCGTCCATGTAGACGATGTACTGGGCGTCGGTGGTCTTCAGCGCCTCGTACATGACCCGGCTGTAGCCGCCGGAGCCGCCGAGGTTGGGCTGATCGTGGATGGCCAGCCGGCCGCCGAGACCCGCTGCGGCCTCGGCGAATCCGGGCTCGTCGACCGTCTTGCGGGTGCCCTGGTCGGCGATGATCACGGCCTTGATCTTCTCCAGCACCAGCGGGTCCGAGCCGAGGGCCGCAAGGGTTTTCACGCAGTCGGTGGGCCGGTTGAAGGTGGGCATGCCGACCGCGATGCCGCCGTCGCCCGGGGCCTCGATCGGCGCGTACCAACCGCCGCTGCGCAATTCGACCGCGGTGTCGGTGGTGATGTCGAACCAGATCCAGCCGCCGTCCTCGAACGGGCCGAGATCCACCTCGAATTCGACATGTGCCGCATCCGACGCGCTGAACTCGTTGCCCTGCACGTGGATTCGCGAGCCGTCGGCCTTGGAGCGGTACACGTCGACGCGGCCGTGACCGGACAGCTCCAGGCGCAGCACCACCGACTTCAGGATGCTCCAGCGCCGCCAGTAGCTGGCCGGGACCGCGTTGAAGTAGGTGCAGAACGACACCTCGGACTCCGCGCCGATCGACAGCGAGGTACGCGACGGGGCATGGGCGCGACGGGCATTCGTCGCGGACTCCTCCAGGTACAGCGTGCGCACGTCCAGCGGTTCGCCCGGCCGGGGCAGAATGATGCGCTGCAGCAACGAGATCGCGCGCGAACCGTTGATCTCCGTCGCGTTCTCCACGGTGGCCTGGGTCATCGGTTCGTGTCCTGATCCACCAGCGGCGCACCGGTTTCCAGATGCGGCCGCAGCACGTTGTCGAAGGTGCTGAGCGCGCTGCCGATGGCCATGTGCATGTCCAGGTACTGGTAGGTGCCCAGGCGACCGCCGAAAATGACCTTGGCGGAAGCGGTTTCGGCCTTCGCGCGCTCGCGGTAGGCGAGCACCTTGGCGCGGTCCTCCGGGGTGTTGATCGGGTAGTACGGCTCGTCACCGGTCTGCGCGAACCGGGAGAACTCGCGCTGGATCACCGTCCGGTCGGCCGGATAGTCCCGCTCCGGGTGGAAGTGCCGCGGCTCGATGATGCGGGTGTAGGGCACGTCCGCATCGTTGTAGTTCATCACCGAGGTGCCCTGGAAGTCACCGGTCGGCAGCACCTCGGTCTCGAAATCGATGGTGCGCCAGCCCAATTCGCCGTCGGCGTAGTCGAAGTAGCGGTCCAGCGGGCCGGTGTAGATCACCGGGGCGTCCGGATTCTGCGCGCGCAGCTCGTCGCGGACGGCGAACCAGTCGGTGTCCACCCGGACCTCGATCAGGTCGGATTCGGCCATCTTGGTGAGCCAGGCGGTGTAGCCGTTGCGCGGCAGGCCCTCGTAGGTGTCGTTGAAGTACCGGTTGTCGAAGGTGTACCGGACCGGGAGCCGGGTGATGTTGCCGGCGGGAAGTTCCTTGGGATCGGTCTGCCACTGCTTGGCGGTGTAGTCGCGGAAGAAGGCCTCGTAGAGCGGACGGCCGATCAGGGAGATCGCCTTCTCCTCGAAGTTGGCGGCGTTCTTGCCGTCGACCTCGGCAGACTGCTCGGCGATCAGCGCGCGGGCCTCCTCGGGGCTGAAATACCGCCCGAAGAACTGCGACAACAATCCGAGGCCCATCGGCAGCGGGTACGCCTGCCCCTTGTGCAAGCCGAAGACCCGGTGCTGGTACCCGGTGAACTCGGTGAACTGGTTCACGTACTCCCACACCCGCTTGTTCGAGGTGTGGAAGAGGTGGGCGCCGTACTTGTGCACCTCGATCCCGGTCTCCGGGTCGGGCTCGGAGTAGGCGTTACCGCCCAGATGGGGGCGGCGTTCGACGACCAGGACACGCTTGCCGAGCTGGCTCGCGGTGCGCTCGGCGATGGTCAGCCCGAAGAAGCCGGAGCCGACGACGATGAGATCGAAGGGGGAAGCGACGGTCACGGGAGCCCAGCGTATCGGAAGTCCGCTCCGCCGCCAGGGCGAGTCGGTGAGCCCGGTCCGCGGGCGGCCCGATCAGCCGCCGTACTTGCGGATCACCAGCCCGGTGAGCGGAGTGCCGGACCGCAGCACCGGCCGTTTCGTCCGGGCGGTGACATCCACCTCGTGGATCGTGCCGCCGAGATCACTGACGTAGGCCGATGTCCGATCCGCGGTCAACGCCAGGCCGATCGCCTCCCGGAATCCGTCGGCCAGGATCTCCGGCGGCCCGCCCGGCGCGCGATGGGCCGGCAGCGGCGCGCGGTTGAGGGTGTTGCCGGCCGGCGGCGCGCCCCGATCGGTCCAGTAGACCAGCTCGTTGTCGAGGTCGAGCTCCAGATCGATCGGCTCCGGCAGCCCGGACCACAACATCTCCAGGTCGGGGCGGTGGGCCGGATCGGCGGCCGGGGCCGCGGTGGTGCGGAAGATCCGGCCCCGGCCGCCCTTCTCGGGGCCCTTCTGGGTCCAGTACAGCTGGCCGCGCCCGTGGTCGACGGCGACGCCGACACAGCGCCGCAGCTCCGCGTCCTCGTCGCCGGTGGACCGGTCGATCAGGGTTTCCACGTTCTCGCCGTCCAGGTCGCAGCACATCACCCGCATGCCCTCACGGTCGCTCCAGTAGAGCTTGCCCTCGACCCAGTCCCCGGCCAGCTGTTTGGGGGTGTGGGTGCCGCCGACCGGGACGATCGTGGTCCGGCCGCCGCCGTCGGCGTCCACCCGCTCGATCGACCCGGTGCCGGCGGCCGGGTCGGCGCCCATATCCGTCCAGTACACCCGGCCGGTCTTCGGATCCTCGACGATGCCGTCGGGCATCCGGTTCAGCCCGGTCACGAATGCGGCGGTCGTCCCGGTATCGATATCCACCTCGAGGATCTCGCCCCGCGACACCGCCAGCGCCAGCAGCTTGCCCATGCGAAACCTCGCTTCGTCATGTATCGCCACCCGGAAACCCGCACCACGAACCACCGTCACCGAGAATTCGCCGTGAATTCCCCGAACGCCTACCGGCGGCCGCAGAACCACCCGGCCGGATTCGCCCCCGCCGAGGACGAGAAATCGTTGCGGCCCCGGCAGGAATGCGACAGATTGCGGCGCACCGCCTGCACGGAGGTATAGGCACACGCGAGATCGATCACGCTCTCGACGTTGGCGCCGTCCAGATCACAGCGCAGCACGCGCGGGCTCCCCAGCACCCCCCAGTACAGCTTGCCCGCGTCGACATCGCAGACCAGGCCGGACGGCACCCCGTCGCCGCCCGGCACGATGGTCACCCGATCGGCTCCGTCGGCCTCGACCCGCTGGATCGCGATGCGGGCCGGGTCGAAATCGTCGGGCCGCTCCACCCAGAAGACCCGCCCGGTACGGGGGTCGTCCACGATGTCGTCGGGGTGGTGGCAGACACCGTCGATGAACAGCGTCCAGACGCCGGATACGGCGTCCAGGTCGATGACCCGCCCGTCGAGCAGGGCCGTCACACGGAGCTTGCGCATGCTTGTCCCACCCTCCGTGAAGGCGGTGTGATCACCGGTCGGAAAAGGACAATCGGATAAGAATCGAGGCTAGGGTTCCGTTACGGCACTGTCCACACTCGAGACGGAACCGTGAACCGTCCGTGGTGAATTCGTGGGGCACGAATTCCCGTCACGCCAACCGGTTTTCGGCGTACACGCCCATCGCCGCGCGCACGAATCCGACCGTGCCCGCGCCGTGCCGATCGTAGTTCGCGGCGAACCGCGGATCCGCGACGTACATATCGCCGAGACCGGTGAACGCCGCCGCCGTGGGCCGCCGGCCCTGCCAGCCGACGGTGATCCAGTCGTAGTGCCGTTGCACGATCTCCTGCACCGCGTCGTCGCCCGGCGCCAGCCCCGCGGCGTGCGCCCGGCCGTAGTCGGCGGCGATGTCGAGATGTCGCTGCCCGTGCTCCTGCCGCTGCGCGTCGGTCATCGACCGCCACCAGCGATCACCGCTGTCGTAGGCGTCCTGACCCCAGCGCTCGATCACCTCGTCCCGATACTGCGTGTGATCGAATCCGTCGAATACTTCCTCGGCCATGAGTGGCTCTCCCGCTTCCGTCTTGCGCAATGTGGTGTGCACCGACGCGATCTGCCGGGTGATCCGCTCCCGCTCCTGCTCCAGCAGGCCGAGGTGGGTCCGCAGTGCGACCACCGTATCCTGCTGTCCGGCAAGAACTTCGGCGATCACCGGCAGGCCGAGACCGAGCTCCCGCAACAGCAGGATGCGCTGCAGCCGGACCAGGGAGTCCTGGTCGTAGTACCGATAGCCGTTGGCCCCGATCCGAGCCGCCGGCAACAGCCCCACCTGCCCGTAATGGCGCAGCGTGCGACTGGTGGTCCCGGCGGCCCGGGCCAGCTCCTGAATCGACCATTCGGCCCTGGACTCCACGGTTTTCGCTCCCTCGTCGCGTCGACCACTCCAGGTTGCAACTTGACGTTACGTCAAGGTCAAGGGGTGTTCGTGGTGAAACCGTGCCGCCCGCCGGCGGTTGCCGCGGCCCGGGCTCAGTTGCCGACTCGCCCCGCAGCGCCTGCGTCCGCAGCGGTCGGGCCCTGGCGGCCGCTGCGGCCTGGCATGCTGTCGGCCGAGTTGCCGCCTCGGCTCCGGGTGGCGTCGGCGCCGATGTCCGGACCGATGGCGTCCTGGCGTCGCGAGGGCGCTTCGCCGGCGCCGCCGCCTCCGGTGGCGGCTGTTGCTGCGACGCTCGGAGTGGAGGCACCGGGGGCGGCCGGGGACGGGGTCGAGTTCGATGCTGCGACGGGACCGGATGCCATCGGCGTCGGGGGTGGGGTGGGGGTGGCGGCTGTGGTGGGAGGCTCGTCGGGTTGGGGGTGGTCGGCGGGGCGGGGGACGGGGTGGAGGAGGGCGTTCAGGGCGCGGAGGTCGATCACCTGGACGCCGAGTGCGGCGGTGGCGACGATGACGCCGTTGTGGAATTGGCGGTAGGTGCCCAGGCCGGCCGGTAGGGGCAGTTCCGGGCCGTCGGGAGCGCCGAGGGGGCCGGTGTTGCCGCCTGTCTCGGCGTATTTCACGTCGATGACGGTCTGCGGGCGCGGGATCGGGGCAATGTTCGGATGCGGGACGGCGCCCAGCTGTTGCGGGGCGGGGCCCAGGTCGAGGGTGGTGATATCGATCGGCTGTCCACCGTCCGGGGACGAGGAGTATTCGGTGCGCAGGATGCGGCCGGTGCGGAGCAGGACCTGGCCGGCGGTGCTGCGCACGGCGGCCGCGGCGCGGTCGTCCTCGCGTTCGGTGCCGGGATATTCCTGGCAGTCGGTGGTGTCGCAGGTCTGCGCGTAGGCGTAGCGGTGTTCCGCGAGTGCGTAGGAGCGGGCGGCGATCGCCTGGGCGCGCAGCGCCTCGGTGCCGCCGCGGTCGGCCCAGTTGGCCTGCATCTCGGCGGGCACGACGCCGAGCAGATAGTCCTCGACGTCCACCTCGTTGATCGTGCGCGCGGCGTCACCCTCCAGCGCGACGCCGAGCGCGCCGCGATACGCGCCACCACCGCAGATCTTCAGATGTTCGGCGGCGGGGCGGTTGTTGCCCTGATCCAGCGGATAGGCCCAGGGGTCGTCGGTGTGCCCGCGCCACAGCGTGTCGCCGTCGCAGTCGATGGTGACGACCACGTCGGCGCCACCGCCGGAGGTAGGGGTCAGGTGGGCGGCCTGGCCGGCGACCACTCGCCGGCCGCCGACCAGCAGGCCGGTATCGGACTGGACGTCGAGGGTCTCGCCGTCGTCGGACATCAGGCGGACCCGGACCGGCGTGCGCGGGACCGCGGCCAGCGTCGCGCCGGGGTAGTAGCTCAGCAGGATGTGGTCGGCCGAGGCGCCGGCCGCGGCCTGTTCCATCGCCCCGAACTGGCTCATGCCGCGGCCGTGGCCGATGCCGGTCGGGCGGTACGCCGCGGCCGCGTGGGCGGGTCCGACCGGCGTGGCCGTCACCCAGCCGACGGCGGCCGCACCCGAGGTCACGAGCAGGGCGGCGAGGCCGGCCGCAGCCGGCCGGCCACGCCTGCGGCTGGGTAGGTCACCGCGTCGCGTCACTGCAACCTCCGTCGTGTCGGCCCGCCGGATCGGGGGGTGAATTGTCGCGTCGTGCTGTGGTGCTCGGAGGTGACCACGCCGCGGGCTGCGGAAATGTGCTCACACCGGGATGCCCGTCCGCTCGCCCCGTCCGCCTGCGCACCCGTCCGCCGGTGCGCCTGTCCGCCGGTGCTCTGTGCGCCGGTCCGCCCGTGCTCCAGTCCGCCCGTTGGTCGGTGCGTCCGCCCGCCGCTCCGCCCGTCCGGCGCTCCTCGCCTGTCCGCCTGTCCGCCCGTCTGCCTGTGCACCCGTCTGCCTGTGCACCCGTCCTCCCTATCCACCCGTGCGCCTGTCCTCTGGTGCGCCCGTCCGCCGGGGCGCCCGTCCGCCGTGCTCCGCGCGCCGGTCCGCCTGTGCTGCTGTGCGGCCCTTCGTCCGTACGTCCGCCCGCACGTCCGCCTGTGCTGCACGCCGGTGGTCGCCGGTGCCGGATCGCGGGTGATCGCGGGGATGTGATCACGCCGTGACCGTGACATCGGCATGTCCCGGCCGTCACCGGCAAAAGCACAGCTACATTCGGGTCGATTCGGGCTAATCCTCTACTAGAGACTTAGGTTTGTACAGCCGAGACACGTGCGGCCATTGATCGGCCGGATATCAATCTGCGCACTGTCCGCCCGATCGACGGGGTTCTACCTGGAATGGGAGATGATCGTGCCGTACCGCAGACGCAAACGCCCCTATGTTCTCCCGGTCGTCGCCGTCGTCGCGGTCGCCGCGCCGCTGGCGACCGCTTACGCCGTGCATCAACCCGATGGCTACCGACCGGCGAACGAGAACGGCATCGCCGCCGTACCGGCTCGGATGGCCGAGGTCGCGCTCGCCGCGGCGCCCGACGTGACCTTGCCGTTGCGGGAGCTGACCGGGCTGAACCTCCCCGATCTGCACCTGTCCGACCTGCGCGCGCTGCCGCTGCCGACGGCCATCCCGGTGCCGGGCGGACTGCAATCGCTGGTCCCGGGCATGGTGCTACCCAACGAGATCCCGCTGCCGCAGTTCGACCGCGGCACGACACCGACCCAAGGTTTCGCGCCCACCACGACACCGATCGCGCCACAAGGTTTCGCGCCGACCACCACGCCGATTTCGCCGCAGGGCTTCGCGCCGACCACCGCACCGATCGCCCCGCAGGCGGTCGCGCCCACCTCGCCGGTCTCACCACAGGGCTTCGCACCCACCTCACCGGTCTCACCGGAAGCGGTCGCACCCGCCACCACGCCGATTTCGCCGCAGGGCTTCGCACCCACCTCACCGGTCTCGCCGGAGGCAGTCGCACCCGCCTCGCCGATCTCACCGGAGGCAGGCGCGCCGGTCTCAGCGGAAGCGGTCGCACCCGCTACCACTCCGGTCTCGCCGCAGGGTTTCGCGCCCACCGGCGGGCCGCAGGCGGTCGCGCCGACCACCACTCCGAACGCGCCCGGATTCCCGCCGCTGCCAGCGCTCCAGGCTCCCGCGGTCCCGCTGCCGGTGGCCACGCCGGCGCCGACGGCCGGTGCCATCGCGGGTGAGCGGCTGCGTAAGGCGCCGGGCTCCGGATCGGCGGCGCCGGGCCTCGCTCCGGCCACGACGACCGCCACCGATCCGGTCCCGGCGGGCCGGTCGCGGACCGGCGCGGCCGACGCGGTGATCCCGGCGGGCGCGGATCCGAGTGCCCCGGCGCTGAGTCCGGGCGCGGTGCCCGCGGAACTCGCCGATCGGGTGGGGGCGACGGTGAAGGAGTTGAGCCGCGACACCCCGTTCAGCATGGTCGCGTTCACCGCGCAGGATCTGGGGGGCACGACCACCATGGTCCGGGCGAAGCAGGCCGACGGCAGCTGGGGTCCGTGGTACGCGACCGACCGGGTCGACACCCGCCGCAGCGATCACCTCGCCCCGTCCGCGGACGACAAGACCGGTACCGAACCGATCTATGTCGGCACGACCAAGGCCGTGCAGGTGCTGGTCACCCGGCAGCCCGGCCTCGCGGCGGTCGACCGACAAGCCCCGGCGCCGACGGCCGGGGACCGCGCGCAGGACGGCATCGGCGTCGTCCTGCCGGAGATGCACAGTGCGCCGGGCGATTATCCGCTCGCGGCGCCCGGAGATACCGTGCCCGCCACGCACGACAGTGCGGCGCCCGACGGCTCGGATCCGGCGATCGTGCCGAATCTGCCGGAGTTCCAACGTGATCCGGCCTCCGAACCGCTGTCGGGTACTCCGGCGACCGCCGACGATCCGGCCCGGACGCTGGCCGCGGTGCTGATCGATCCGGGCCGCGGGCTGATCGACGAGAATCTGTCCTCGGTCGCCACGCCGCTGCCGGGTAACGGGCCGCGGGTGATCAGCCGGGCCCAGTGGGGCGCGGACGAATCGCTGCGCTGCTCCGAACCCACCTACGACGACGGGGTCAGCGCGATCACCGTGCACCACACCGCCGGTCGCACCGAGTACACCAAGGCCGAATCGGCGGGCATCGTGCGCGCCATCTACGCCTATCACGCGCGCAAGCTGGGCTGGTGCGATATCGGTTACAACGCACTGGTCGACAAGTACGGGCAGATCTTCGAGGGCCGCGCGGGCGGCCTGGACCGGGCGGTCGAAGGTGCGCACGCCGGCGGCTTCAACGAGAACACCTCCGGCGTCGCGTTGATGGGCAACTACGGGGACGAGGCGCCCAGCGAGGCCGCGCTGCAGGCGGCCGGGCAGTTCATCGGCTGGCGGGCCCGGATGGCGGGCCTGGATCCGAAGGGCAGCACCACGCTGTATTCGGAGGGCACCATCTACAGCAAGTACGACGAGGGCGAGGCGGTGCGGCTGCCGATCGTGTTCGCGCACCGCGATGTCGGCAACACCAGCTGTCCCGGCGACGCCGCCTACGCGCAGATGGACCGGATCCGCGATATCGCGGCCGCCGAGGCCGCCGCACCCAGCGGCGGGACCGAGCCGGCGAACCTCGGGGTGTCCTCGAACCGGCCACCGGTCGCCGCACCGGCTCCGCCGCCGGGCCCGCCGATCGATCTGAAGGCGCTGGCGGACCTGACCACCAAGCTGCTCGGCCTGGTCAACGACAACATCATCGCCAGGTACTGGTCCGGGCAGGGCGGCCCGAACGGTCGGCTCGGCGCGGCGGCCTCGGAACCGCGCCGCACCAGCGACGGTGGTCAGTACGCGCGCTTCGTCAACGGGTACGTGTACGCGCGGCCGGACGGGCAGGTGGTCGAGGTGGTCGGCCGGTTGATGGACCGATTCCTGCAGCTGGGCGCCGAATCCGGCGTCCTCGGACTGCCGACGCGCAACGCCTATGCGGTGCCGGACGGGCTGCGGGCGGACTTCCAGTACGGATCGCTGATCCTCAATCAGCTGACCGGCATCGTGACCACGCTGGTCAGCTACTACGCGGACGTGAGCCAGCGCGGCGACCAGGCCGGTGCGGCCCGTGGCCAGGATTCCCCCGGCGCAGCAGGACCGGCGGTCACGCCACCGGGGAATCGGGCCCCCGGCGCGCCGGCGGCCCCACAGGTGCCACCGGCGGTGCAGGCGCCGCCGGGCGCGAACCCGGCCTGGCCACCGGGGACCGGCAGCCGCTCCGGAACCCGCTGACGCACGACTCCGGGACACGCTGGGCACGCCACTCCGGGACACGCTGAACGCATCGCGCCGAAAACCACTGAGCCGCCGCGCTGGAACCCACCGGCGCGGAGCCGCTCCGGAACCAGCT
Encoded proteins:
- a CDS encoding N-acetylmuramoyl-L-alanine amidase, with the protein product MPYRRRKRPYVLPVVAVVAVAAPLATAYAVHQPDGYRPANENGIAAVPARMAEVALAAAPDVTLPLRELTGLNLPDLHLSDLRALPLPTAIPVPGGLQSLVPGMVLPNEIPLPQFDRGTTPTQGFAPTTTPIAPQGFAPTTTPISPQGFAPTTAPIAPQAVAPTSPVSPQGFAPTSPVSPEAVAPATTPISPQGFAPTSPVSPEAVAPASPISPEAGAPVSAEAVAPATTPVSPQGFAPTGGPQAVAPTTTPNAPGFPPLPALQAPAVPLPVATPAPTAGAIAGERLRKAPGSGSAAPGLAPATTTATDPVPAGRSRTGAADAVIPAGADPSAPALSPGAVPAELADRVGATVKELSRDTPFSMVAFTAQDLGGTTTMVRAKQADGSWGPWYATDRVDTRRSDHLAPSADDKTGTEPIYVGTTKAVQVLVTRQPGLAAVDRQAPAPTAGDRAQDGIGVVLPEMHSAPGDYPLAAPGDTVPATHDSAAPDGSDPAIVPNLPEFQRDPASEPLSGTPATADDPARTLAAVLIDPGRGLIDENLSSVATPLPGNGPRVISRAQWGADESLRCSEPTYDDGVSAITVHHTAGRTEYTKAESAGIVRAIYAYHARKLGWCDIGYNALVDKYGQIFEGRAGGLDRAVEGAHAGGFNENTSGVALMGNYGDEAPSEAALQAAGQFIGWRARMAGLDPKGSTTLYSEGTIYSKYDEGEAVRLPIVFAHRDVGNTSCPGDAAYAQMDRIRDIAAAEAAAPSGGTEPANLGVSSNRPPVAAPAPPPGPPIDLKALADLTTKLLGLVNDNIIARYWSGQGGPNGRLGAAASEPRRTSDGGQYARFVNGYVYARPDGQVVEVVGRLMDRFLQLGAESGVLGLPTRNAYAVPDGLRADFQYGSLILNQLTGIVTTLVSYYADVSQRGDQAGAARGQDSPGAAGPAVTPPGNRAPGAPAAPQVPPAVQAPPGANPAWPPGTGSRSGTR